A genome region from Setaria italica strain Yugu1 chromosome III, Setaria_italica_v2.0, whole genome shotgun sequence includes the following:
- the LOC101767175 gene encoding phosphatidylinositol 4-kinase gamma 4 — protein MSPAGAAAACAARDEAGLLPLRPAPDGSITIYLTAPGLAAMPMRVMASDSIASVKLRVQTSRGVVVRKQKLVFDGRELARNDCRVRDYGVADGNVLHLVVRVPDIRLITVVETVKGSKFRFRVEPGRTVGYVKQQIAKDGRRLHPDEQSLVLEGEELDDAHLIHDVCRADGAVIHLLVRRSAKAAASDFEVSIVARDAASQQHPPPPPRDVGIEPVVGNPKAQLPPALRNLVSAVRAGMEKGNAPVMSSEGTGGAYFMQDASGHRHVAVFKPVDEEPMAANNPRGLPVSSTGEGLKKGTRVGEGALREVAAYILDHPLGDRRSFAAHAAAGFAGVPPTALVRCMHKAFRHPDRSVQPPASKLGSLQAFVKNCGSCEDMGPRAFPVQEVHKICVLDIRLANADRHAGNILVCRDSEGRGMSLVPIDHGYCLPESFEDCTFEWLYWPQSREPFSGEAVEYVRCLDAEEDIATLRFHGWEVSRECARTLRLATMLLKKGVERGLTAFDIGSIMCRETLTKESVIEEMVREAQALDDDATRGAGGNETAFLQSVSEIMDRRLDELSSEKK, from the exons ATGTCGCcagccggtgccgccgccgcctgcgcggcGAGGGACGAGGCCGGCCTCCTCCCGCTCCGCCCCGCCCCGGACGGCTCCATCACGATCTACCTCACGGCGCCGGGCCTCGCCGCGATGCCCATGCGGGTCATGGCCTCCGACTCCATCGCCTCCGTCAAGCTCCGCGTCCAGACGTCCAGGGGCGTCGTCGTCCGCAAGCAGAAGCTCGTCTTCGACGGCCGCGAGCTCGCCCGCAACGACTGCCGCGTCCGGGACTACGGCGTCGCCGACGGAAACGTCCTCCACCTCGTAGTCCGCGTCCCCGACATCCGCCTCATCACCGTCGTCGAGACCGTCAAAGGCAGCAAGTTCCGGTTCCGCGTCGAGCCCGGCCGCACCGTCGGCTACGTCAAGCAGCAGATCGCCAaggacggccgccgcctccaccccgaCGAGCAGAGCCTCGTCCTCGAGGGCGAGGAgctcgacgacgcccacctcatCCACGACGTCTGCAGGGCCGACGGCGCGGTCATCCACCTGTTAGTGCGGCGCTCGGCCAAGGCCGCCGCCAGCGACTTCGAGGTCTCCATCGTCGCGCGCGACGCCGCCTCCCAGCAgcacccaccgccaccgccacgggaCGTCGGGATCGAGCCCGTCGTTGGCAACCCCAAGGCCCAGCTGCCCCCGGCGCTCCGCAACCTGGTGAGCGCCGTGCGCGCCGGGATGGAGAAGGGGAACGCGCCGGTCATGTCGTCGGAGGGCACGGGGGGCGCCTACTTCATGCAGGACGCGTCGGGGCACCGGCACGTCGCCGTGTTCAAGCCGGTGGACGAGGAGCCCATGGCCGCCAACAACCCGCGCGGCCTCCCCGTGTCGTCCACCGGCGAAGGGCTCAAGAAAGGGACGCGCGTCGGCGAGGGCGCTCTCAGGGAGGTCGCCGCCTACATCCTCGACCACCCGCTCGGCGACCGCCGGTCATTCGCCGCCCATGCCGCCGCGGGCTTCGCCGGCGTTCCCCCGACTGCGCTCGTCAGGTGCATGCACAAAGCCTTCAGGCATCCCGACAGGAGCGTCCAGCCACCGGCGTCCAAGCTCGGGTCCTTGCAGGCCTTCGTCAAGAACTGCGGGAGCTGCGAGGACATGGGACCCCGCGCGTTCCCGGTCCAGGAGGTCCACAAGATCTGCGTCCTCGACATCCGCCTTGCCAACGCGGACAGGCATGCCGGGAACATTCTCGTCTGCAGAGACAGCGAAGGCCGCGGCATGTCACTGGTGCCCATCGACCATGGATACTGCCTTCCCGAGAGC TTCGAGGACTGCACGTTTGAGTGGCTCTACTGGCCTCAGTCGCGGGAGCCCTTCAGCGGCGAGGCCGTGGAGTACGTGAGGTGCCTGGACGCCGAGGAGGACATCGCCACCCTCAGGTTCCACGGCTGGGAGGTTTCCCGCGAGTGCGCGCGCACCCTGCGCCTCGCCACCATGCTGCTGAAGAAGGGCGTGGAGAGAGGCCTCACCGCCTTCGACATCGGGAGCATCATGTGCAGGGAGACCCTGACCAAGGAGTCCGTGATCGAGGAGATGGTGCGCGAGGCGCAGGCCCTTGACGATGATGCTACTCGTGGTGCTGGAGGAAACGAAACTGCCTTCTTGCAGTCGGTCTCGGAAATCATGGACCGCCGTCTCGACGAATTGTCATCGGAGAAGAAGTAA
- the LOC101767570 gene encoding uncharacterized protein LOC101767570, with the protein MSSSPDLNGDAVAEILLRLPSPSVLRCRAICRAWRAISSNPGFVAAHAYLPPPRAHHPPDCHPLLLLFERDSFYGTDHLVCNPVTRQWTAVPPLCARLMTRLCGFYLHGPSGEHRLLFLANDDDYGGRGTSVSHYVRSLEAGETRRLGPAAATVNVFSQIYHKYLDYHGKLHWLRHPEVGRTDKILVFDTVSEALRRTSQPPLMMNRYDEPSLLEMDGMVAMAAILHGSQHMDLWVLEDYGSDEKWTRRHRIAGL; encoded by the exons ATGTCATCGTCGCCGGACCTGAACGGCGACGCAGTGGCCGAGATCCTGCTGCGCCTCCCGTCCCCCTCCGtcctccgctgccgcgccaTCTGCAGGGCGTGGCGCGCCATCAGCAGCAACCCCGGCTTCGTGGCGGCCCACGCCTACCTCCCGCCCCCTCGAGCTCACC ACCCACCCGATTGCCAtcccttgctcctgctgttcgagAGAGACAGCTTCTACGGCACCGACCACCTGGTCTGCAACCCGGTGACCCGGCAGTGGACGGCCGTGCCGCCGCTTTGCGCCAGGCTGATGACACGGCTCTGCGGCTTCTACCTCCACGGGCCGTCGGGCGAACACAGGCTCCTGTTCCTCGCCAACGACGACGACTATGGCGGCCGGGGCACGTCGGTGTCGCACTACGTCCGCTCCCTCGAAGCCGGCGAGACCCGCCGGCTGGGGCCGGCGGCCGCGACCGTCAACGTGTTCAGCCAGATCTATCACAAGTACCTTGATTATCACGGCAAACTTCACTGGCTTAGACACCCTGAGGTGGGGAGGACCGACAAGATCTTGGTGTTCGACACGGTGTCCGAGGCGTTGCGGCGGACGTCGCAGCCGCCATTGATGATGAATCGATACGACGAGCCCTCGCTGCTGGAGATGGACGGGATGGTGGCCATGGCAGCCATCCTTCACGGTTCGCAGCACATGGACCTCTGGGTGCTGGAGGACTACGGCAGCGACGAGAAATGGACACGCCGCCACCGGATCGCTGGGCTATGA
- the LOC101770806 gene encoding RGG repeats nuclear RNA binding protein A, giving the protein MASRNQFDLLGDVDNDDPAHLLAAAEKKAAAAPKPAPVSAKLPTKPPPPAQTVREARNYGAPPRDGAGRGGPGRGRGGRGGRTGPRREFGDADANGFEGGYGGGFGDGGVARGENGEGRQAERGRGPRQPYRGGGRRGGYADGQAGDEFGHPRRAYERHSGTGRGYEMKREGAGRGNWGTVTDEVLAQDTVEAVNPEETTAVAEDEKKPEDAPQSEVEKDKEGVENEEEEKEPEDKEMTLEEYEKVLEEKRKALLALKAEERKVEIDKELQSMQQLSIKKDADEVFIKLGSDKDLKKKENAERDERAKKSLSINEFLKPAEGERYYNPSGRGRGRSRGRGERGGFYGGYNGGYRGPAAAAPAIEDQAQFPALA; this is encoded by the exons ATGGCATCGAGGAACCAATTCGATCTCCTTGGAGACGTCGACAACGACGACCCCGcccacctcctcgccgccgccgagaagaaggcggccgcggcgcctaAGCCGGCGCCCGTGTCGGCCAAGCTGCCCACCaagcctccgccgcccgcgcagACTG TGAGGGAGGCAAGGAACTATGGTGCTCCACCGCGGGATGGAGCTGGACGTGGTGGTCCAGGACGTGGAagaggcggccgtggcggcaggACCGGCCCAAGGCGAGAATTTGGCGATGCTGATGCCAACGGCTTTGAGGGAGGGTATGGTGGTGGCTTTGGAGATGGTGGAGTGGCTCGCGGTGAAAATGGTGAGGGGAGGCAGGCAGAGAGGGGCCGCGGGCCGCGCCAGCCTTAccgtggaggtggccgccgtggtGGCTATGCTGATGGGCAGGCTGGGGATGAGTTTGGGCATCCACGCCGGGCATATGAGCGCCACAGTGGCACTGGCCGTGGCTATGAGATGAAGCGCGAGGGTGCCGGACGTGGCAATTGGGGAACTGTAACTGATGAAGTCCTTGCACA GGATACTGTGGAGGCTGTAAATCCTGAGGAGACTACTGCTGTGGCTGAGGATGAAAAGAAGCCTGAAGATGCACCACAGTCCGAGGTTGAGAAGGACAAGGAGGGTGTGGAgaatgaagaggaagaaaaggaaccTGAGGATAAG GAGATGACTCTGGAGGAATATGAGAAAGTACTGGAGGAGAAGCGGAAAGCTTTGCTTGCCCTTAAGGCTGAGGAGAGAAAAGTTGAAATTGATAAGGAGCTGCAATCCATGCAACAACTGTCAATTAAAAAGGATGCTGATGAAGTGTTTATCAAGCTG GGCTCTGACAAGGActtgaaaaagaaagaaaatgctgAAAGAGATGAGCGTGCAAAGAAG TCCCTGAGCATCAACGAATTCTTGAAGCCGGCTGAAGGTGAGAGGTACTACAACCCCAGTGGCCGTGGGCGTGGCCGCAGCAGGGGCCGTGGTGAGCGTGGTGGATTTTACGGTGGTTACAACGGTGGTTACCGGggaccagctgctgctgctccagcgATCGAAGACCAGGCTCAGTTCCCTGCCCTGGCCTAG
- the LOC101771187 gene encoding transcription factor SRM1: protein MAVLLGNNFSKEFRIGIAFLFIHAMHTVASRCSRCGGCGHSSIACRVAATACQRGSEAATMRCGGGGAAAGLRLFGVQLGAASTSGGGASPALQLHKSYSVDCLNLQACSAPAYALVAAPLLLSPSRSSALLLSIDECSTGRATDGGSGGGYLSDDGGRGGAALRERKKGVPWSEEEHRLFLEGLDKLGRGDWRGISRGFVTTRTPTQVASHAQKFFLRQSSAGKKSSTKRRSSLFDMVQNCESGRDVVLVSDASDGKAASTSNSVSPKAPRDVYRKESTAIHERTTIRPSSERDSVSETVTVTTEQAHGYHCSPLNLELGMSLSTPSIGT, encoded by the exons ATGGCCGTTCTGCTAGGCAATAATTTCTCCAAAGAATTCAGAATTGGGATAGCCTTCCTTTTCATACATGCAATGCATACCGTGGCGAGTAGATGCTCTCGCTGTGGCGGCTGCGGCCACAGCTCGATAGCTTgccgcgtcgccgccaccgcatgCCAGAGAGGAAGTGAGGCCGCCACCatgcgctgcggcggcggaggcgccgccgctgggCTGAGGCTCTTCGGGGTGCAGCTCGGTGCCGCTTCAacaagtggcggcggcgcttcgcCGGCGTTGCAGCTGCACAAGAGCTACAGCGTGGATTGCCTGAACCTGCAGGCTTGTTCTGCTCCGGCCTATGCTCTCGTCGCGGCTCCTCTGCTTCTGTCGCCGTCGCGGTCGTCGGCTCTGCTCCTGTCGATCGACGAGTGCTCGACGGGGAGAGCCaccgacggcggcagcggcggcggctacctctccgacgacggcggtcgcggcggcgctgcgtTGCGGGAGCGGAAGAAGGGCGTCCCGTGGAGCGAGGAGGAGCACAGGCTGTTCTTGGAGGGGCTTGATAAGCTCGGCAGGGGCGACTGGCGAGGCATCTCCCGGGGCTTCGTCACCACGAGGACGCCCACGCAGGTCGCCAGCCACGCGCAGAAGTTCTTCCTCAGGCAGAGCAGCGCCGGGAAGAAGAGCAGCACCAAGCGCCGGTCCAGCCTCTTCGACATG GTTCAGAATTGTGAGAGTGGAAGAGATGTAGTACTTGTCTCTGATGCTTCAGACGGCAAGGCCGCCAGCACCTCAAATTCTGTGTCTCCAAAGGCACCGCGCGATGTGTATCGGAAGGAGTCGACGGCCATTCATGAGAGGACGACGATAAGGCCTTCGTCAGAGAGGGATTCAGTTTCAGAGACAGTTACGGTGACGACGGAGCAAGCTCACGGATACCACTGCTCCCCGCTAAATCTGGAGCTCGGCATGTCCCTGTCGACGCCATCGATCGGAACCTAG